One region of Paralichthys olivaceus isolate ysfri-2021 chromosome 12, ASM2471397v2, whole genome shotgun sequence genomic DNA includes:
- the chmp3 gene encoding charged multivesicular body protein 3 — MGLFGRTSEKPPKELITEWCQKIRKEMRVIDRQIRDIQREEEKVKRSIKDAAKKGQKDVCVILAKEMIQSKRAVTKLYASKAHMNSVMLSMKNQLAVLRVAGALQKSTEVMKAMQSLVKVPEIQATMRELSKEMMKAGIIEEMLEDTFESMEDGEEMEEEAEAEVDKILFEITAGALGKAPSKVVDALPVMEPEGATAASDEESEEDIEEMQSRLAALRS; from the exons ATGGGACTGTTCGGCAGAACATCTGAGAAACCACCCAAAGAGCTG ATCACTGAATGGTGTCAGAAAATCAGGAAGGAAATGAGAGTGATCGACAGACAGATTCGCG ATATTcaaagggaggaagaaaaagtaAAGAGATCTATCAAAGATGCTGCCAAGAAGGGGCagaaggatgtgtgtgtgattctcgCAAAGGAGATGATCCAGTCGAAACGTGCCGTCACGAAACTTTACGCTTCCAAAGCCCACATGAACTCTGTGATGCTCAGTATGAAGAATCAGCTCG CTGTACTGCGTGTAGCTGGGGCCCTGCAGAAGAGCACAGAGGTCATGAAAGCAATGCAGAGTCTCGTCAAAGTCCCAGAGATCCAGGCCACAATGAGGGAGCTGTCAAAGGAGATGATGAAG GCTGGAATCATTGAGGAAATGCTGGAAGACACATTTGAGAGCATGGAGGAtggggaggagatggaggaggaagcagaggcaGAAGTTGACAAGATCCTCTTTGAGATCACAGCAG GTGCCCTTGGCAAAGCACCAAGCAAAGTCGTTGATGCCCTGCCAGTAATGGAGCCTGAAGGAGCCACTGCGGCCTCCGATGAAGAATCCGAGGAGGACATTGAAGAGATGCAGTCCAGATTGGCAGCTCTGAGGAGCTAA
- the hspa4l gene encoding heat shock 70 kDa protein 4L, translating to MSVVGIDVGFQNCYIAVARSGGIETIANEYSDRCTPACVSLASKNRMIGNAAKSQIITNFKNTVHGFKKFHGRAFDDLFVQAEKPKLPYSLHKLANGNTGIKVRYLDEDKVFTVEQITGMLLTKLRETSESALKKPVVDCVISVPSFFMDAERRSVLDASQIAGLNCLRLINDTTAVALAYGIYKQDLPNPEERPRNVVFVDMGHSSFQVSITAFNKGKLKVLATAFDPYLGGRCLDEVLVDYFCDEFKVKYKLNVRDNPRALLRLHQECEKLKKLMSANSSDLPLNIECFMNDIDVSSRMNRGHFEDMCAQYLMRVEMPLKAALEQSKLSRDDIYAIELVGGATRIPAIKERIGKFFCKDISTTLNADEAVARGCALQCAILSPAFKVREFSITDVVPFPITLRWKSPTEDGLSECEVFSKNHAAPFSKVITFHKKEPFNLEAFYSSPAELPYPDHRIGCFSVQNVVPQPEGDSSKVKVKVRVNVHGIFSVSSASLIEKQKGEGEDMQIESEPMVQNEGRAEDQTKMQVDPEGQSQGDQQNDENSSSCKEGSSGEKQDPAAGGSKPKEAKVKSVDLPIAANNIRQLDSDVLNNFVEYERQMIVQDKLVKELNDAKNAVEEYVYDLRDKLCGVYEKYITEEDSNRLTLMLEDTENWLYEDGEDQPKQVYEEKLEALKRLGEPIQDRHREQEDRPRAFEELGKKLQLYMKFVDSYKQKDERYQHLRAEEMSSVEKCVNESMGWMNSKMNSQSKLAITQDPVVKVADIIAKIQELDDVCNPVINRPKPPVEEAPEVNDQNSGAHNGPTAKQGAEGKGDAKGSQQTKPGTKEMEVD from the exons ATGTCAGTGGTCGGCATCGATGTGGGTTTCCAGAACTGTTACATCGCCGTGGCCCGGAGCGGCGGCATCGAAACCATCGCCAACGAGTACAGTGACAGATGCACGCC GGCTTGTGTGTCTTTGGCCTCCAAAAACCGTATGATTGGAAATGCAGCAAAGAGTCAA ATTATTACGAACTTCAAAAATACAGTCCATGGCTTCAAAAAGTTTCACGGCAGAGCATTTGATGACCTGTTTGTTCAAGCGGAAAAACCCAAACTGCCTTACAGCTTACATAAACTGGCCAATGGAAACACTGGAATTAAG GTGCGTTATTTGGACGAAGACAAGGTTTTCACCGTTGAGCAGATCACAGGGATGCTGCTCACCAAGCTGAGGGAGACGTCAGAGAGCGCCCTGAAGAAGCCAGTGGTGGACTGTGTGATCTCA GTCCCAAGTTTCTTCATGGACGCGGAAAGACGGTCGGTGTTGGATGCATCCCAGATCGCAGGGCTGAACTGTTTACGGCTAATTAATGACACCACCGCAG TGGCTTTGGCTTATGGGATCTACAAACAGGACCTTCCTAATCCAGAAGAGCGGCCTAGAAATGTGGTGTTTGTGGACATGGGACATTCATCATTCCAGGTCTCAATCACAGCCTTCAACAAAGGCAAACTCAAG GTCCTTGCCACGGCGTTTGACCCGTACCTCGGTGGCCGTTGCCTTGACGAGGTGCTGGTAGATTACTTCTGCGATGAGTTTAAGGTGAAGTACAAACTCAACGTGAGGGACAACCCGAGGGCTCTGCTGCGGCTGCACCAGGAGTGCGAGAAACTGAAGAAGCTCATGAGTGCCAACTCCTCCGACCTGCCTCTCAACATAGAGTGCTTCATGAATGACATTGATGTTTCTAGCAGGATGAACAG GGGCCATTTTGAAGACATGTGTGCTCAATATCTGATGAGGGTAGAAATGCCACTGAAAGCAGCGCTTGAACAATCAA AGCTAAGCCGAGATGACATCTATGCAATAGAGCTAGTTGGAGGAGCTACGAGAATCCCGGCGATTAAAGAGCGGATCGGAAAGTTTTTCTGCAAAGACATCAGCACCACACTCAACGCAGATGAAGCTGTAGCTAGAGGCTGTGCACTTCAG TGCGCAATCTTGTCTCCAGCCTTTAAGGTGCGCGAATTCTCCATCACTGATGTGGTTCCCTTTCCCATCACTCTTCGCTGGAAATCACCAACAGAGGATGGACTTAG CGAGTGTGAGGTGTTTAGTAAGAATCACGCTGCTCCATTTTCCAAAGTAATCACCTTCCACAAGAAGGAGCCCTTCAACCTTGAAGCCTTCTACAGCAGCCCTGCAGAGCTCCCGTACCCAGACCACAGGATAG GATGTTTCTCAGTACAGAATGTGGTTCCGCAGCCAGAAGGAGACAGCTCTAAAGTGAAGGTCAAAGTTCGCGTCAATGTCCACGGCATCTTCAGTGTGTCGAGCGCCTCTCTGATCGAGAAGcagaaaggagagggagaggacatGCAAATCGAGTCAGAGCCAATGGTGCAGAATGAAGGCCGAGCAGAGGATCAG ACCAAAATGCAGGTGGACCCGGAAGGTCAGAGCCAGGGGGATCAACAGAATGATGAAAATAGTTCCAGCTGTAAG GAGGGTTCCTCAGGGGAAAAGCAGGATCCAGCAGCTGGGGGAAGTAAGCCCAAAGAAGCCAAGGTCAAGAGTGTTGATCTTCCCATCGCAGCCAACAACATTCGACAGCTCGACAGTGACGTTCTTAATAACTTTGTGGAGTATGAG CGTCAGATGATTGTTCAGGACAAACTGGTGAAAGAGCTGAATGACGCTAAAAATGCAGTGGAGGAGTATGTATACGATCTGCGGGACAAACTGTGTGGGGTGTATGAAAAGTACATCACTGAGGAG GACAGTAACCGTCTGACACTGATGCTGGAGGACACAGAGAACTGGCTGTATGAGGACGGTGAGGATCAACCCAAACAAGTCTATGAGGAGAAGCTTGAGGCCCTCaag AGGTTGGGTGAACCCATTCAGGATCGGCATAGAGAGCAAGAGGACAGACCCAGGGCTTTTGAGGAGCTGGGAAAGAAGCTGCAGCTCTACATGAAGTTTGTGGATTCATATAAGCAGAAG GATGAGCGATATCAACACTTGAGAGCAGAAGAAATGAGCTCCGTGGAGAAGTGTGTGAATGAAAGCATGGGATGGATGAACAGCAAGATGAATTCACAGAGCAAGCTCGCTATAACTCAAGATCCCGTCGTTAAAGTAGCAGACATCATTGCCAAAATACAG GAACTGGATGACGTGTGTAACCCAGTGATCAACAGGCCAAAGCCCCCAGTGGAGGAGGCCCCTGAAGTCAACGACCAAAACAGCGGCGCTCATAACGGCCCGACGGCCAAGCAAGGAGCAGAGGGGAAGGGAGACGCAAAGGGAAGCCAGCAGACAAAGCCTGGCACGAAAGAGATGGAGGTGGACTGA